From the Thermosynechococcus sp. genome, the window CAACAGCAGCGAGTTGCCTGTGGCGGCATGGGAGAACTGCGGGGCAATGGCCAATTTGTGCGGCGGCAAGCCCTAGAGCGCTGTGGGGGCTGGAATGAGGAAACCATTACTGACGATCTAGATCTCAGTCTGAAGCTGCATCTCCACGGCTGGCAGATTGACGTGCTGATGAATCCAGCGGTCCAGGAAGAGGGTGTGACCACACTGCTGGCACTGTGGCACCAACGCAATCGCTGGAGCGAGGGCGGCTACCAAAGCTATCTCGACTACTGGCAGCCCTTGCTGCGCAATCGCCTTGGCTGGCAAAAAAGCTGGGATGTGTTTTGCTGGTTTTTGATTAAATATGCTATTCCTACGGCGACCATTCCCGATCTGCTGATGGCCCTGCTGCGCCACCGCCCGCCGGTACTAGTGCCCTTGACAACACTAAGCTTGACGATTTCGATGGTGGGGATGCTGCGGGGTATTCCTCAGGCTCAATCGGTGGGGGTGTGGCAACTGTTTTGGCAGAGCCTACGGGGAACCCTATACATGTTCCACTGGTTGCCAGTGGTGAGTACAACCACCTTGCGGATGGCCCTACGGGCAAAACGTCTGCGGTGGGTGAAAACGGTGCACCATGGCCCCTAAGGGAAAAACCTGCTGCCTCAGGATCTCAGGAGCAACCACTTTAAGCTAGTCTAGGGGCAGATTTTTACGGGTTCTGCCATGTCTCGCAATAGTAACTTGCTCCCGTTGCTCTTCTCCCTTGTCTTGACCTGTAGCCTGCTGGGGGTGGGGGCAGTGCTTGTCCTGCGGCTCCTAGGCTATCAAAATCCCCTAGAACAAGTCACTGGCGGGTTGTCTACTTCGCCGGCAGAAAAAACACCAGAGAGGTCGGGCGCCAATTTCAGTGATGTCAGTAATGTTCCCAGTGGGACGTTTCAGTACGGAGGCAGTACCACGTGGGCGCCGATTCGCCGCGATGTCGATCCTTTAATTCAAGCGGCTTGGCCAAATTTTCGTCTGCGCTACACGGATCCAGTAACCGGTACACCGGGATCGGGCAGTGGTATTCGCATGTTACTGAACAATCAAATTGCCTTTGCCCAGTCCTCACGCCCTTTGAATAACCAGGAGCGGCAGCAGGCGCAGAGTCAGGGTATCAAGCTCGTTGAATTGCCGGTGGCGATCGATGGCCTCGCGATCGCCGTCAATCCAACCCTCAAGATTCCCGGCTTAACAGTCCAGCAGGTGGTTGATATTTACACCGGTAAACTCAGGAACTGGAGTCAAGTGGGGGGGCCGAATCTGACCATTACCCCTTTTTCACGACGCTTGGAAGATGGCGGTACCGTGGAATTTTTTGTCCAAGAGGTCTTGGGCGGGCAGCAACTGAGCACTAATGTCGTTATGGTACGAGATACCACGGATGCACTGCGGCGCTTGGGGACGACCGTGGGCGGAATTTACTACGCATCGGCACCGGAAATTGTTGGTCAGTGCAGTGTGCGACCCTTGCCCTTGGGGCGTCAGCCGAATCAGTACGTTCCTCCTTACCAAGAACCCTACGTGGATTCCTCCCAGTGTCCACAGCGGCGGAACACGCTAAATTATCAAGGATTTCAGGACGGCACCTATCCGGTTACCCGTCGCCTGTTTGTCATTGCTAAGGATGACAATAGCCTCGATGCCCAAGCCGGGCGTGCCTATGCGGCTCTGCTGTTGACCGACCAAGGACAGGCAATCATTGAAAAAGTCGGCTATGTCCGCCTGCGTTAGGGGAGGGCTGTGTTGGATAAGCCCCTGAATCGAACCTATGAGCGGGTAATGGCGGCGATCGCCAGCCTCAACTTGGCGTTGG encodes:
- a CDS encoding PstS family phosphate ABC transporter substrate-binding protein; this translates as MSRNSNLLPLLFSLVLTCSLLGVGAVLVLRLLGYQNPLEQVTGGLSTSPAEKTPERSGANFSDVSNVPSGTFQYGGSTTWAPIRRDVDPLIQAAWPNFRLRYTDPVTGTPGSGSGIRMLLNNQIAFAQSSRPLNNQERQQAQSQGIKLVELPVAIDGLAIAVNPTLKIPGLTVQQVVDIYTGKLRNWSQVGGPNLTITPFSRRLEDGGTVEFFVQEVLGGQQLSTNVVMVRDTTDALRRLGTTVGGIYYASAPEIVGQCSVRPLPLGRQPNQYVPPYQEPYVDSSQCPQRRNTLNYQGFQDGTYPVTRRLFVIAKDDNSLDAQAGRAYAALLLTDQGQAIIEKVGYVRLR